Proteins from one Holophagales bacterium genomic window:
- a CDS encoding RidA family protein yields the protein MVPDEIPATLVRQCRAYTVAEQEERRFLGLPPDAPAPPGALRDARLPCRRHIQKSAVHALDVLNEAPNYPQPVSFSRGVRVDVIGPVTHLFLSGTASIGPLGLTLHPGDFRAQCWRAYRNLTRLLEAGQATWHDVVRCTCYLRDIERDYSAFNEIRTEFFEALNLNPLPASTGIQVGLCRSDLLVEIEAHAMLSGSPETRPATPPPGRPLPPASVVDPREGLPPRTLAKRVRHHDRDQVAARRHK from the coding sequence ATGGTCCCCGACGAAATCCCCGCGACGCTGGTTCGGCAGTGTCGGGCGTACACCGTTGCCGAGCAGGAAGAGCGCCGCTTTCTCGGCCTCCCACCGGACGCACCTGCACCGCCAGGCGCTCTACGCGATGCGAGACTGCCCTGCCGACGCCACATTCAGAAGAGCGCCGTTCACGCCCTCGATGTCCTGAACGAGGCACCCAACTACCCGCAACCAGTCTCCTTCTCCCGTGGAGTGAGAGTTGACGTCATCGGGCCAGTCACCCATCTGTTCCTCAGCGGGACCGCGAGCATCGGCCCGCTCGGCCTCACGCTCCATCCGGGTGACTTCCGAGCACAGTGCTGGCGCGCCTACAGAAACCTGACACGGCTCCTCGAGGCCGGGCAGGCCACGTGGCACGACGTCGTGAGGTGTACGTGCTACCTACGCGACATCGAGAGGGACTATTCGGCCTTCAACGAAATCCGAACGGAGTTCTTCGAGGCGCTGAATCTGAACCCGCTTCCGGCCTCAACCGGGATCCAGGTGGGCTTGTGCCGAAGCGATCTCCTCGTCGAGATCGAAGCCCACGCGATGCTTTCAGGCTCACCAGAGACGAGGCCGGCCACGCCGCCTCCAGGGAGGCCCCTTCCCCCTGCCTCAGTAGTCGACCCTCGCGAGGGTCTCCCCCCGCGAACTCTGGCCAAGCGAGTCCGTCACCACGACCGCGATCAAGTAGCGGCCCGGCGCCACAAGTGA
- a CDS encoding (2Fe-2S)-binding protein — protein MSVTLTVNGSLLTLEAPPAARLLDVLRERLGLTGTKEGCGEGECGACTILLDGVPVNSCLVALGQCAGREVTTVEGLGDAQHLTPLQEAMVTEGGAQCGICTPGMLLSAEALLREKPAPTDGEIREAIAGNVCRCTGYQRIVNAVTEAAKRREVRP, from the coding sequence ATGAGCGTCACGCTCACGGTCAACGGCTCCCTCCTCACGCTCGAGGCGCCTCCCGCCGCGCGCCTCCTCGACGTCCTGCGCGAACGGCTCGGCCTGACCGGGACGAAGGAAGGGTGCGGCGAGGGCGAGTGCGGCGCCTGCACGATCCTCCTCGACGGCGTCCCGGTGAACTCCTGCCTCGTCGCCCTCGGCCAGTGCGCCGGCCGCGAGGTGACGACGGTGGAAGGGCTCGGCGACGCGCAGCACCTGACGCCGCTGCAGGAGGCGATGGTGACCGAAGGGGGCGCCCAGTGCGGCATCTGCACGCCCGGGATGCTCCTCTCGGCCGAGGCGCTCCTGCGCGAGAAGCCCGCGCCGACCGACGGGGAGATCCGCGAGGCGATCGCCGGCAACGTCTGCCGCTGCACCGGCTACCAGCGGATCGTCAACGCGGTCACCGAAGCCGCGAAGCGCCGCGAGGTGCGCCCGTGA
- a CDS encoding TIGR01777 family protein, with the protein MKVVVTGGTGFLGRGLVAALLEKGHAVDVVTRDPANAPVPGGARAVSWNELASAVDGAGAVVNLAGETIAQRWTAPAKARIVGSRASAAERVGAAIRAAKSRPAVLVNASAVGFYGNRGDEEVSEATGPGTGFLAETTVAWEEAARRAAPEGVRLVLLRIGIVLGEEGGALSKMLLPFRLGLGGPLGSGNQWMPWIHRDDLVALLVALLEDRRFEGPVNATAPAPVTMKEFASTLGRVLHRPAFAPAPAFAIRAAMGEMASLVLDGQRVLPTKASALGFKFRFGTLEAALREILDRPSRP; encoded by the coding sequence ATGAAGGTCGTCGTCACCGGCGGGACCGGCTTCCTCGGGAGAGGACTCGTCGCCGCCCTTCTCGAAAAAGGACACGCGGTGGACGTCGTCACGCGTGACCCGGCGAACGCGCCGGTTCCAGGGGGAGCCCGTGCGGTCTCGTGGAACGAGCTGGCCTCGGCCGTCGACGGCGCCGGCGCCGTCGTCAACCTCGCCGGGGAGACGATCGCCCAGCGATGGACCGCGCCGGCGAAGGCCCGGATCGTCGGTAGCCGGGCCAGCGCCGCCGAACGGGTCGGCGCGGCGATCAGGGCCGCGAAGAGCCGTCCGGCCGTTCTCGTCAACGCGTCGGCCGTCGGTTTCTACGGAAACCGCGGAGACGAAGAGGTGTCCGAGGCGACCGGGCCCGGCACCGGATTCCTCGCCGAGACGACGGTCGCATGGGAAGAGGCGGCGCGACGGGCCGCTCCCGAGGGGGTCCGCCTCGTCCTCCTGCGCATCGGGATCGTCCTCGGCGAGGAGGGAGGAGCTCTCTCGAAAATGCTCCTTCCGTTCCGCCTCGGTCTCGGCGGCCCGCTCGGGAGCGGGAACCAGTGGATGCCGTGGATCCACCGCGACGACCTCGTCGCGCTCCTCGTCGCGCTGCTCGAGGATCGCCGGTTCGAGGGCCCGGTCAACGCCACGGCCCCCGCTCCGGTCACGATGAAGGAGTTCGCCTCGACGCTCGGCCGGGTCCTCCACCGCCCCGCCTTCGCCCCGGCCCCCGCCTTCGCGATCCGCGCCGCGATGGGAGAGATGGCCTCCCTGGTCCTCGACGGGCAGAGGGTCCTTCCCACGAAAGCCTCGGCCCTCGGTTTCAAGTTCCGCTTCGGGACGCTCGAGGCCGCCCTCAGGGAGATCCTGGACCGCCCTTCGCGCCCCTGA
- the sppA gene encoding signal peptide peptidase SppA: MTKGGKGLLVLVLVISVFGAVLVGAGIFVSGMGKPSVPKKAILELDLERGIPETQPDNPFAAFGGERTLTLRDVVDALEKAGDDPHVVGLVARLGAAPIGVAEIQEIRDAVKAFRAKKKFAVAYSETFGEFGPGNGPYYLATAFDEIWLQPSGDLGLNGLVGESPFLRGVLDKLGVKPEFGQRHEFKNAMNQYTETKFTDAHREATKALIESIYGQMVKGIAEGRKMSEDEVRALVDRGPFLGPEALEARLVDGLAYRDEVHDKLVKKGGADARFFGLSAYLKKEGRPHAEGKRTIALVYGIGGVVRGPSSGNALTGGQSMGSETVAKAIRTAVEDDDVAAILFRVSSPGGSYVASDTIWREVVLAKKAGKPVIISMGEVAASGGYFVAMPADKIVAQPGTITGSIGVLAGKMVTPAMWEKVGLTFDQVEVGANANMWNASRSFSPAEWDRFNAWLDRIYEDFTSKVADGRKLPKEKVLEIAKGRVWTGEDAKAIGLVDELGGYATALKLAKAAAKIPEGEKVKVAVFPRERNPFETLAARLSGEEEDESSFTSIIRLLEPIRPALRQIEAEQQKGVLTAPPLTIR; this comes from the coding sequence ATGACCAAGGGTGGAAAAGGTCTCCTCGTTCTCGTTCTCGTCATCTCCGTCTTCGGCGCCGTCCTCGTCGGGGCCGGCATCTTCGTCAGCGGCATGGGGAAGCCGTCGGTTCCGAAGAAGGCGATCCTGGAGCTCGACCTCGAGCGCGGGATTCCCGAGACGCAGCCCGACAACCCCTTCGCCGCGTTCGGAGGCGAGCGAACGCTCACGCTCCGCGACGTCGTCGACGCGCTCGAGAAGGCGGGGGACGACCCGCACGTCGTCGGGCTCGTCGCGCGTCTCGGCGCCGCGCCGATCGGCGTCGCCGAGATCCAGGAGATCCGCGACGCCGTGAAGGCCTTCCGGGCGAAGAAGAAGTTCGCGGTCGCCTACTCGGAGACGTTCGGCGAGTTCGGGCCCGGCAACGGCCCCTACTACCTCGCGACGGCGTTCGACGAGATCTGGCTCCAGCCCTCGGGCGACCTCGGCCTGAACGGCCTCGTGGGCGAGAGCCCCTTCCTGCGCGGCGTCCTCGACAAGCTCGGCGTCAAGCCCGAGTTCGGGCAGCGTCACGAGTTCAAGAACGCGATGAACCAGTACACGGAGACGAAGTTCACCGACGCCCACCGGGAGGCGACGAAGGCGCTGATCGAGTCGATCTACGGGCAGATGGTGAAGGGGATCGCCGAGGGGCGGAAGATGTCGGAGGACGAGGTCCGCGCCCTCGTCGACCGGGGCCCCTTCCTCGGCCCCGAGGCCCTCGAGGCCAGGCTCGTCGACGGGCTCGCCTACCGGGACGAGGTCCACGACAAGCTGGTGAAGAAGGGGGGCGCGGACGCGCGGTTCTTCGGCCTCTCGGCCTACCTGAAAAAGGAAGGCCGGCCCCACGCCGAAGGGAAGCGGACGATCGCCCTCGTCTACGGCATCGGGGGCGTCGTGCGCGGCCCCAGCAGCGGGAACGCCCTCACGGGCGGCCAGTCGATGGGCTCGGAGACGGTGGCGAAGGCGATCCGGACGGCCGTCGAGGACGACGACGTCGCGGCGATTCTCTTCCGGGTCTCCAGCCCCGGCGGCTCCTACGTCGCCTCCGACACGATCTGGCGGGAGGTCGTCCTCGCGAAGAAGGCGGGCAAGCCCGTGATCATCTCGATGGGTGAGGTGGCGGCCTCGGGGGGCTACTTCGTGGCGATGCCGGCCGACAAGATCGTCGCCCAGCCCGGGACGATCACCGGGTCGATCGGCGTCCTCGCCGGGAAGATGGTGACGCCGGCGATGTGGGAGAAGGTCGGCCTGACGTTCGACCAGGTCGAGGTCGGCGCGAACGCGAACATGTGGAACGCCTCGCGGAGCTTCTCGCCCGCGGAATGGGACAGGTTCAACGCCTGGCTCGACCGGATCTACGAAGACTTCACGTCGAAGGTCGCCGACGGGCGGAAGCTCCCGAAAGAGAAGGTCCTCGAGATCGCCAAGGGGCGCGTCTGGACCGGGGAGGACGCGAAGGCGATCGGCCTCGTCGACGAGCTGGGGGGCTACGCCACGGCCCTGAAGCTCGCGAAGGCGGCCGCGAAGATCCCGGAGGGCGAGAAGGTGAAGGTCGCCGTCTTCCCGAGGGAGAGGAACCCGTTCGAGACGCTCGCCGCGAGACTTTCGGGCGAGGAGGAGGACGAGAGCTCCTTCACCTCCATCATCAGGCTCCTCGAGCCGATTCGGCCTGCCCTCCGGCAGATCGAAGCCGAGCAGCAGAAGGGCGTCCTGACGGCGCCCCCGCTGACGATCCGGTAG